Proteins encoded in a region of the Variovorax sp. PAMC 28711 genome:
- the gatB gene encoding Asp-tRNA(Asn)/Glu-tRNA(Gln) amidotransferase subunit GatB, which produces MSEPVNTFEAQQEGRPTGPLVRGYEVIIGFETHAQLSTASKIFSRASTAFGAEPNTQACAVDLALPGTLPVMNKGAVERAIKLGLALGSTIAPRSVFARKNYFYPDLPKGYQISQFEIPVVQGGMVSFFLGEEQKSVRLVRAHLEEDAGKSLHEDFIGQSGIDLNRAGTPLLEIVTEPDMRSTAEAVAYAKELHKIVTWIGICDGNMQEGSFRCDANVSVRKPGDKLGTRREIKNLNSFKFMQQAIDYEIRWQIEEIEDGRAVQQATVLFDPDTGETRAMRTKEDAADYRYFPDPDLPPLVIAQDWIDRVKTQMPELPRAMAERYVTTHGLSAYDAAQLTQSTALAGYFDAAVAAGGAPKLASNWITGELARRMNAQELSIDAAPVSAAQLGQLIARIADGTIPNSAARQVFDALWTGEGSDVDAIIEAKDLKPMNDTGALDKIIDEVLAKNEKNIAEYRAGKDKAFNALVGQVMKASQGKANPAQVNALLKSKLG; this is translated from the coding sequence ATGAGCGAACCCGTGAACACATTCGAAGCGCAGCAGGAAGGCCGCCCGACCGGCCCGCTGGTGCGCGGCTACGAAGTCATCATCGGCTTCGAGACGCATGCGCAGTTGTCGACCGCCTCCAAGATCTTCAGCCGCGCGTCGACCGCCTTCGGCGCCGAGCCGAACACGCAAGCGTGCGCCGTCGACCTCGCACTGCCGGGCACATTGCCGGTGATGAACAAGGGCGCGGTCGAACGCGCGATCAAGCTCGGTCTCGCGCTCGGCTCGACCATCGCGCCGCGCAGCGTCTTCGCGCGCAAAAACTACTTCTATCCCGACCTGCCCAAGGGCTACCAGATCAGCCAGTTCGAAATTCCCGTGGTGCAAGGCGGCATGGTGTCGTTCTTCCTCGGTGAAGAACAGAAGTCCGTGCGCCTGGTGCGTGCGCATCTGGAAGAAGACGCCGGCAAGTCACTGCACGAGGACTTCATCGGCCAGTCGGGCATCGACCTGAACCGCGCCGGCACGCCGCTGCTCGAGATCGTGACCGAGCCCGACATGCGCTCCACCGCCGAGGCCGTGGCCTATGCGAAAGAGCTGCACAAGATCGTCACCTGGATCGGCATCTGCGACGGCAACATGCAGGAAGGCAGCTTCCGCTGCGATGCGAACGTCTCGGTGCGCAAGCCCGGCGACAAGCTGGGCACCCGCCGCGAGATCAAGAACCTGAACAGCTTCAAGTTCATGCAGCAGGCGATCGACTACGAAATCCGCTGGCAGATCGAGGAGATCGAAGACGGGCGCGCCGTCCAGCAAGCCACCGTGCTGTTCGACCCTGACACCGGCGAGACGCGCGCGATGCGCACCAAGGAAGACGCCGCCGACTACCGTTACTTTCCCGACCCGGATTTGCCGCCGCTGGTGATCGCGCAGGACTGGATCGACCGTGTGAAGACGCAGATGCCCGAGCTGCCGCGGGCGATGGCCGAGCGCTACGTGACGACGCACGGCCTGTCGGCGTACGACGCGGCGCAGCTCACGCAGAGCACCGCGCTGGCCGGCTATTTCGATGCGGCCGTGGCGGCGGGCGGCGCACCCAAGCTGGCGAGCAACTGGATCACCGGCGAACTCGCGCGCCGCATGAACGCACAGGAATTGAGCATCGACGCGGCGCCGGTTTCGGCGGCACAACTCGGCCAGCTCATCGCGCGCATTGCCGACGGCACGATCCCGAACAGCGCCGCGCGCCAGGTGTTCGACGCGCTCTGGACCGGCGAGGGCAGCGATGTCGACGCGATCATCGAAGCCAAAGACCTGAAGCCGATGAACGACACCGGCGCGCTCGACAAGATCATCGACGAGGTGCTTGCCAAGAACGAAAAGAACATCGCCGAATACCGCGCCGGCAAGGACAAGGCCTTCAACGCGCTGGTCGGTCAGGTGATGAAGGCGAGCCAGGGCAAGGCGAACCCTGCACAGGTGAACGCCCTGCTGAAATCGAAACTGGGCTGA
- the pyrE gene encoding orotate phosphoribosyltransferase has protein sequence MADVKESGGALAQDFVQFAIESGVLRFGQFKTKAGRMSPYFFNAGLFDDGAKLARLAGFYAERLIASGLEFDMIFGPAYKGIPLGATVAVELARRGRNVPFAYNRKEAKDHGEGGTLVGAPLAGRVLIVDDVMSAGTAVRESIATIQAAGATAHAVVIALDRQEKATENGADVAHSAVQYVRNQLGMQVIAIAALDDLLQYLSGSADPELGAHHEGVLAYRARYGAT, from the coding sequence ATGGCTGATGTGAAAGAAAGTGGCGGCGCGCTCGCTCAGGACTTCGTGCAATTTGCGATCGAATCCGGCGTGTTGCGATTTGGCCAGTTCAAGACCAAGGCCGGTCGCATGAGCCCGTATTTCTTCAATGCGGGCCTGTTCGACGATGGCGCGAAGCTCGCGCGGCTGGCCGGATTTTATGCAGAGCGTCTGATTGCGAGCGGCCTCGAATTCGACATGATCTTCGGCCCTGCCTACAAGGGCATTCCGCTCGGCGCCACGGTGGCCGTCGAGCTCGCGCGCCGTGGGCGCAACGTGCCCTTCGCCTACAACCGCAAGGAAGCCAAGGACCATGGTGAGGGCGGCACGCTGGTCGGCGCGCCACTCGCGGGTCGCGTGCTGATCGTCGACGACGTGATGTCGGCCGGCACCGCGGTGCGCGAATCTATCGCGACGATCCAGGCGGCCGGTGCAACGGCGCATGCCGTAGTCATCGCGCTCGACCGCCAGGAAAAGGCCACCGAGAACGGCGCCGATGTGGCGCACAGCGCCGTGCAATATGTCCGCAACCAGCTCGGCATGCAGGTGATCGCTATCGCGGCGCTTGACGACTTGTTACAGTATCTGTCGGGCAGCGCGGATCCTGAGCTGGGCGCCCACCACGAGGGCGTTCTGGCCTACCGGGCGCGATATGGCGCGACTTGA
- a CDS encoding exodeoxyribonuclease III, whose protein sequence is MFKLTSLNLNGLRSAATKGVADWVAELAPDCICMQEIRVQASDVAGRFEDMAGLKGHFHFAEKKGYAGTAIYTKHAPSEVIVGWGDAEFDAEGRYLELRFDTPTRKLSIISCYFPSGSSGEERQAAKFRFLKGFFPHLNALKREREFILCGDINIAHQEIDLKNFKGNMKNSGFLPEERAWMTRLLDAGTDGAGLVDVYRQLKPDTTGDAYTWWSNRGQAYAKNVGWRLDYHLATPALGALAREESIYKTVKFSDHAPITVDYDFSL, encoded by the coding sequence GTGTTCAAACTGACCAGCCTCAACCTCAATGGCCTGCGTTCGGCCGCTACCAAAGGCGTGGCCGACTGGGTGGCCGAACTCGCGCCGGATTGTATTTGCATGCAGGAGATCCGCGTGCAGGCGAGCGATGTGGCGGGCCGTTTCGAAGACATGGCCGGCCTCAAGGGCCACTTCCATTTCGCCGAAAAAAAAGGCTATGCCGGCACTGCGATCTACACGAAGCATGCACCCAGCGAGGTGATCGTCGGCTGGGGCGACGCCGAGTTCGACGCCGAGGGCCGCTACCTCGAACTGCGCTTCGACACACCGACGCGCAAGCTCTCGATCATCAGCTGCTACTTCCCGAGCGGCTCGTCGGGCGAAGAGCGCCAGGCCGCCAAGTTCCGTTTTCTCAAGGGCTTCTTTCCGCACCTGAATGCGCTCAAGCGCGAGCGCGAATTCATCCTGTGCGGCGACATCAACATCGCCCACCAGGAGATCGACCTGAAGAACTTCAAGGGCAACATGAAGAACAGCGGCTTCCTGCCCGAAGAGCGTGCCTGGATGACGCGCCTGCTCGACGCGGGCACCGACGGCGCGGGACTGGTCGACGTGTACCGCCAACTCAAGCCCGACACCACCGGCGACGCCTACACCTGGTGGAGCAACCGCGGGCAGGCGTATGCAAAGAATGTGGGCTGGCGGCTGGACTACCACCTGGCGACGCCGGCGCTCGGCGCTCTCGCACGCGAAGAATCGATCTACAAGACGGTGAAGTTCAGTGACCATGCACCGATCACGGTGGACTACGACTTCAGCCTGTGA